The sequence GACGAATCCGGCGGCGGCGGATCCGGGAGGCGCTGCGCAAGGCCCGCGAGGCCGCCGCTCCCCGGACCCCGCCTCCCGCGGGTCCCGGATCGCCCCTGCGCCCGCAGGAGGTCCTCTGCCGGTGCGGGAAGATCCTCAAGGTCACCCCGGAGGACTGCAACCAGGTCTTCGCCTGCCCGTCCTGCCTGCGGCCGATGAAGGTCCTGCGCATCGCGGCGCCCACGCCCGAGGGAGACGTCTACCGGCCGGTCTTTTTCGACGAGGCGTCGTCCGTCGAAGGCGAACTCCTGCGCGAAGAACCGTCGGCCGATCCGAACGCGGAAACCGAGGTCCCCTCGGGCGCCACCACCGTCGTGGGAACGGTTCCCTCCGCGGAACCGGACCCCCCGCCCCGGATCTATTTCGCCTGTCCGTCCTGCGGAGGACGGCTGGCCGCCTCCCGCGACCTCTACGACCGCCGGGGACGCTGCTCCCGGTGCGGCGTGCGTCTCCTGATCAGCCTGGTCTACGCCCCCTCCCGCGGGGCGTTCGAAATTCAGCTCCTGCGGCTGGGCGACGCCCCCAGCGGGAAGACCCGCAACGTCCCGGCGGTCTGAGCGCCTTCCTCTACGGCTCGTCGTACCCCTTGAGCGGCCGGATCCAGATGTTCCGGTACCGCACGGGGTCGCCGTGATCCTGAAGATGGATGGGCCCCCGCGTCGCCGGCTGGGCGGAATACTGCGCCACCTTCCGGTGCTGCGTGGGCCCCAGAAGCGCCGTCCCGTGATGAAGGACGACGCCGTTGTGGAACACGGTGATCCGGGCGGGCTCGACCTTCCCGTCCTTCACGCGCGGGGCCGCGAAAACGATGTCGTAGCTCTGCCATTCCCCGGGCTTCCGGGACGCGTTCACGAGCGGCGGG is a genomic window of Planctomycetota bacterium containing:
- a CDS encoding DUF1080 domain-containing protein, which translates into the protein PPLVNASRKPGEWQSYDIVFAAPRVKDGKVEPARITVFHNGVVLHHGTALLGPTQHRKVAQYSAQPATRGPIHLQDHGDPVRYRNIWIRPLKGYDEP